The genomic interval GTATGAATGAAACCAGGAAAGTTCTCTGGCACTGCTGAGTTTGCCCAGGTTTCGAAATCCCCTCTCACACTGGGATCAGCATTTTCATTGATGGTCAATGATGCTGACGTGTGTTGAATGAAAATGTTCAGCCGGCCTATTTTTAAGGATCTCAACTCAGGCAATTGAGCAACGATCTCGTCCGTTACCAAATGAAATCCACGACTCCTGGCTTTCAGCCTGATTGTCTTCTGATACCACATGCAGTCTTCCCACTCACAAAAAGGCTATTGTGAATCACTGGGAGTCGCATGTTCAAGCCGATCCCTCACTGGGATTTTGCTACGTTCAGTATAAAAATACGGCGGTTGACGTCCTACCCGACGGAACCAGTATCGAAATGGGTGCCACCAGCCTTTAATAATATTGAATGGCGAAGGAAAGGTATGTGGTTTCGCCACTCCAACTTCAAGCTGTTTTTGATCTGGACGATAAATATAGGAACCAAACAACTTGTCCCACAACACTATCTCAGAGCCAAAATTGCCGGCTTCCGGAACATAGTTACTATGGTGAAAACGATGCAGTTCACAGCTTGCCAGCACATGATTCCAGCGCCCAATTCGAATATCCGAATTAGTGTGAATAAAGTATCCCTGCATGATAGTAAACAACCCTGATATCAACAGCCCTTCGTCACTGATTCCAATTGTCAGCAAGACCAGTTGAGTCAGAATTGTCCCGCATATCAGTTCGATAAAATGAACCACACTGTTATTTGTGATATTCACCTTGTCAGGGACATGATGTATGCCATGAACGGGCCATAAAATGTCAACCCGGTGTTCCAGCCGATGTTGCCAATAGCCAACAAAAGACCCGGCCAGAATTGCCACCAAAACGTTAAACCATAAGGGCCAACTGTTTGTGTCCGGACTCAGATCGACGGCAATAGCTCTGACTGCTGCCTCTCCAAGCCCTCCATACAACATTATCAAGCCGAAATACATTCCGTCCCTTCTCCATTCCCTGGGAGTTTGCTTCCAATCTCTTCTAAACGGAATAATCTGCTCAAGCACAATAAAATAAGCTACACAGAGGATCGTACTAGAAAACAGAATCATTCCATAATCCCAACCGTTCCGAATAGCTAGATAACCCAACCCCGATACCAGGAAAAATATTAAAGGGTACGCAACTTTCTTCACTATAAACTGCAGCCGTTCTCTAAACGAGGCAGTATATTTTTCCTCAATGGGGCTCATAAAATGTCCTTGTGACGTAAAATAGGAAGGGCCACACACGACAAAGAACTGAACAATGGAAAGAGTACTTAAGGGAGTTATCCTGCCCACAAAAACGGTTCGGTTTTTCCTAGCGGCACCTACATTCTATGTTTCCCTCCAGTTCTTGGGCACCCTACTTTTGGCCGTACGCAATTGTGAGACCGATTCAAACTAATGTTGGAAACATCTCACATTATCGTTAACATTCCCGCATAACCAATGAATAAGTATATGACTGAGCC from Gynuella sunshinyii YC6258 carries:
- a CDS encoding sterol desaturase family protein, which gives rise to MYFGLIMLYGGLGEAAVRAIAVDLSPDTNSWPLWFNVLVAILAGSFVGYWQHRLEHRVDILWPVHGIHHVPDKVNITNNSVVHFIELICGTILTQLVLLTIGISDEGLLISGLFTIMQGYFIHTNSDIRIGRWNHVLASCELHRFHHSNYVPEAGNFGSEIVLWDKLFGSYIYRPDQKQLEVGVAKPHTFPSPFNIIKGWWHPFRYWFRRVGRQPPYFYTERSKIPVRDRLEHATPSDSQ
- a CDS encoding secondary thiamine-phosphate synthase enzyme YjbQ; amino-acid sequence: MWYQKTIRLKARSRGFHLVTDEIVAQLPELRSLKIGRLNIFIQHTSASLTINENADPSVRGDFETWANSAVPENFPGFIHTYEGPDDMPAHIKASLFGPSVDVPVSNGILALGTWQGIYLCEHRNHGGGRSLVLTLNGC